One Salvia miltiorrhiza cultivar Shanhuang (shh) chromosome 6, IMPLAD_Smil_shh, whole genome shotgun sequence genomic window, CTTTTTCCTAGTTTGATCGGTTTTTGAGGAATGGCAATCATTCCGAAAAagtaaggtttttttttttctatattttttgtgtggaaagtaaatactgatttatatctttttattaaagaaaattagATATTTAGTCCTTTTTACTCCGACTAGCTTATATTaggataaataaatttaattttacttttcgAATTTAGGCGTTATTGGTTAACGTGGAATATAAAGATCAAATTAAAGTGTGACGGTCAAAgttatttatcttttttctttGAATTCAATACTTGGATGTCATCATTTGATCAACCAAGTCATAACTGGCGGCTGCAACTATTCCTTAACCAATTCAATAGTTATAGTAAGTATATtgggatttttatttttaataataagaTTTTTTCGGTTACATTTTTCTATTGagtatgaattaaataaaattagtttaaatcatataaataatcaaaagtattatgatattttaaagttttaattcatttaataaataagaaattaattttactatttttccaAAACATAAACGCCCTCGAATAGATTCTTTTCAATGATAAGGAGAAATGAGCCGACGTTaggtaatactccctccgtcccaatttttagtatccaacttttcttttttggctgTCCCAtattttagtattcatttctatttttggtaaaagtatgTGAGGCCCTTactccattttaattattttaactcttaCATAAAATATGTGAcctttattccactcacaacacatcaatcactttttTAAACCACATGCCATTCTCAACTGGATATCAAAAgtcgagacggagggagtatattcaACCTCTTAACAACTAAGTTGTACGAATACGGATTTCTTTTTTGTATgtgtattataaaatatttttgtaactaTTATGAGTACGTTTTcttttattgtaaaaaaaataagagatatttttttaaaaatcttatttttataaaaaataatttcacaaAATTTTCTTCATTGCCTTCAATTTAacgaggaataatattatcacgcCAATAcctcataataatattatctcttATTGAAGTAAAAAATAGGAAGATGAATGAAATATTGTCTATACAGAGTGAATGGAGAAAAAGGAatataaacaatatatatatatatatatatatatatatatatatatatagggtgtggttctagagagaactacattatttgtgagaacgggagaaccatcaaatctaatgcatccactgtaaaaattaatgcattcgctgttaaaattaatgcactaaaaaaattaaaaaaaaatgctcccttcaggattcgaacccaggatctgcattcattcaacaagatgcattcaccgtagatcttgatgatcgaatggctgaaaatggttctgcggtcttcttttatttatgtttctttcttgaacatctccctatatatatatatatatatatatatatatatatatatatatatatatatatatatatcgttaACTCATGatgaatttataataaaaaagaacACCACAAAATGTTATTGAAAAATGTGCTTTAACATACACCATTCAtatgaaaaataacatataaCTATAAAGTGTTGTattttaagtttaaaataactatataacttatctattatagATTGAGGctataaattttatgtttttataaaaGTGGGCTGTAATACGATTTTTTCCATTAATTATTGGGCtgaaatttttataaaagtgGGCTGTAATACGATTTTTCCCATTAATTATTGGGCTGCATATGTAAAGCCCACTGCATATGTAAAGCCCAATACTGATGAATTGGGCCTACGTCAAAATCAGTGGGCCGATAACCCTTACATAACGTGGCATGTGAAGACGCACCGCGTAAGATACGCGtttctaattattattattggatgGAGAGAGATGGAGAGAAAAAAGAGATACTAATACTTTTCCTATGCTTTTATTAAAGTCAATAATTGGACAGCGACAAAAGATATTAATCATCTTACTTAACAAATATATGCTTCCACATAATTGGAATTTTTTTGGCAGTTCAAACATTTGCTTTGTGTTTAATATTACCACTATGCCCCCAATATCTTACTAAGATATCTTCAATTTATTTGTAGTATTATATTTACTATCACTTTATCGACGAGacatatatttcttttttatttgagGAAGTTGGGAAGGGGAGCATTGTggtttgaacccgagacctcactATGGACAAcacatatttttaaaaagtgataataatactctctccatccacgAAATATTGTCCCATTTACTGTTcatcacaaattttaaaaaaactgATAAAGTGATTGCGAGTGGAGTAAAAGTTAAATTGTAGGAGTATTGTGAGTGGTGTAAAAGCTTAAATGAGTAATGGTAAATAAATGAGAGAAAAAAGGATATAATGATATAAAAATCAGAATAGTGCATTATTTTGTGGAcaagaaaaaatgaataaataggGCAATATTTCATGGACGAATGGagtagtaataattaatattattatgaatgaAGTTTATGGACCttattaatataaatgaaaGTAACAAGAATATTGTAGATGTACTAAAACGATAAAAGTGACAACGATATTATGAACGAataaaatagttttttttaaaggatttgtattattataataatttaatggGTTTATGATTAAAGATCACATCACTCAACTCCATCGTACGATTTTTTTGGGTACATATTTATATGGATTAATGTTAAAGAAAAACAATCCTATATCAAAATGATTAATTAGAAAAACCTAAcgatttattaaattaaaattccgCACAACAAACGAAAAGATTGGCATTTACCACATGAAAATCTATTGTCATTTATAGCTtggtatatttttaaaaaaaattatataaattattactaATATATTGAAAATAAGAGGTGAAACAGTAAGGTAGCAAGAAATTTCGACGAAGGAAAAATGAAATGAGAAAAGTCGAAGGGCAAAGCGGGAAAGGCGGGAGGAAAACGATGAAACGCAAAAGGATTAAAAGCGGAAGAGGAAGAAAATGGCGGATTTCTCAGATTAGATTATTACTAAATTTATCTCTCGCCATTGAATAAGCTGTCCTTTTCCTCTCCACGCACACACCTTTTGTTTGATAGTTTGTGTAGCTGATATATAACGCTGACTTAGTCGCAGCGCTACAAATACCCAAAAATAAACTAAGCGGAGTGCTTATCTCGTTCTTCCAGAATCATCTGCTCTCAAACACAATCCCAACCCAGAATTTCTTGATCCACAAAAAGCTTACGGAATCAGCTTTGTTGAGAAGAAATGGCGGATCAGTTGACGGACGATCAGATCTCTGAGTTCAAGGAGGCCTTCAGCCTCTTCGATAAGGATGGCGatggttctctctctctctctctcactaaaTATGGATCGAATTTGCATGTATCTATTATGTTTGTTTACATGCTTGTATTTCGTCATGAGTTTCTCTGTTTCTATGCAGGATCTGAACctttgtttttttgttgttaAAATAATTGATTCTCGACCTTTAGATGTATCTGGGACTAGGTTTACGTTGATTGGATTTTGGGGCCAATTGAGATATTTTTGTTCCTTCTCTAAattacaaacaaaataaaaatcgtTTCTTGATGCAAAATAGTTTTGGGCTATCGTGAAATTTTTGCtgtgtgaaaaaaaaaagaactaggAAAAACGTTTCTTGATGCTCAGGTGTAGCTGGGATTAAATTTTTATTGCTCGAATCTTCGCTCCATCGAGGTCTGTTTTTGGGGATTTTATTGTGTGTGATGCGAGGTTGTGTTAGTTCGTAGTGCCTATTTTTCTGCTTTGGTATCATAATCTGATCAAAAAGCTAAACATGAGAAGAAAATGATCTAATGTGAACAATAGCTGTGGCTTTGGTGAATGATCCCTAACTGACTGTGGCTGTAGTGTTCGTAGTAGAATTGAGTATGCTGGTGTTTGGTATTAGGCTGATGGTTCCTTCCTGAACGTGTCCGACTTCTGCAGAATGGGCGTGGTGGTGTTTGAGTCGGGTTGATGGTTCCGGTTTGAACTATTCCCTCGTTAGGAAAATGGGCGTAGTGTAGCTGTTTCGATCTGATGGTCTTGTGTCCTCCTTAGTATGGTTGCTGTGGAGCTTCTTTCATGGTGGATGGTTCCTTTTCTCGACATTTTTTATGGGAAACGAGCAGTGGTGTTTGATTTCGGGCTGGTGGTTCATTTGTGAACGTTTGGACTCTTCTTAGGTGAATGAGAGGGGTGgtgaatataagtaaatatgaAGATCAAATCAAATTAGTTAGCCTAAATAGGGAGGGAGAGTATGAACATATTCACTATGATTATGCTTCTTAACTCTAATAATTTTGCTGCAATTAGTAGAACCCTAATACAATCCGAGTTACAATTGGAATTTGGGGGTGAAGGGAGGAAGGTTTTCTGATATGTAAACCGTAAACGCCTCTTATATCTCGTGAAAGATAGTAAAGCTAACACATGTTGAGTATGCTTCACAACAAAGAAGGTGTAGTGAGTTTTTTGTTATGATtctcttattttatttcttgatttgCATTTAGTGATGATTCTTTCTTTTTGGGAAGATCCATGGGCTTATAATATGCTTATTAAACTCTCGACTTGATGCGGTTGAACCTCGTTTTGACGAACTCGTCTCATCTCTAGGTTGCATCACGACGAAGGAGCTGGGTACTGTGATGAGATCCCTAGGTCAGAACCCGACCGAGGCTGAGCTTCAGGATATGATCAACGAGGTCGATGCTGACGGGAATGGGACCATCGACTTCCCGGAGTTCTTGAACCTCATGGCTAGGAAGATGAAGGACACCGACTCTGAGGAGGAGCTTAAAGAGGCGTTCCGTGTGTTCGACAAGGACCAGAACGGCTTCATCTCTGCTGCTGAGCTGCGCCACGTGATGACGAATCTGGGCGAGAAGCTGACCGACGAGGAGGTAGATGAGATGATCAGGGAGGCGGACGTCGACGGCGACGGCCAAATCAACTACGAAGAGTTTGTTAAGGTTATGATGGCCAAGTAATCCCCCCCTATCTGCAATAAAATctagaaatatataaaattgtcaAGAGTATATCTTCTGAAGAAGATGAATCATGTGTTGGTTGGTTGGATAGTGTAATGCGATTAGTTGGTTTAACATTACTGCATTTGTGGTTTAGAAAGATTTTGAATGGTGTTGTAATGGTGATGGATTATTCACTATTCCCTTTCTTGTGAGGCTTGTGGCTCTTAtttgcattaatttttattatttatgtcAAATATTGAATGATTATGGTTTGCAGATTCACACTCATGTTTTGTATCTATCCATTAAGAAAATACATTCATTGTAAATTTTAGTGATCAAAAGGATGAAAATGATTTTGTTAGTGAAGTAATTAAGGCATATATAGGAAAATTACAACCTAATTATGTGTGTGACCTTGTTTGGCTTTATTCTTGAGCTAGTCGCCTTCCCATGCATTTATCTGTTCACGAAGATTGTTGTTCAGTTTGGAGGTCAtggattttaataaataattaaaaaatacgtataaagtgaaaaaaaatatataaaaattagtgtgttaatcatttttttttaataattgtgtTCAAAAGTAAGTGATCTTATTTAGTGGGACAAAGAGAGTATTCAATTTGCTttttatactaatattaaaattaaatttgaggATATGCGTGGCACAAAAATCGTGTGATAAGACTACCACAATTTCTGGGCTTTCCACCCTTGTTGAGCTGGCCCAAACAGAAATATATTAGGAGGGGATTTGACAATATACTCCTCTTATATATGATTGGTAATAGAAAAAGAAATCAAATAGTTTCGAAAAATTAGTGCAGTTTATATACAAAGAAAATATATCCATATCACACATTCACTAGTGTTCTGTCAAGTGGAACCgtccaaaatgataaaattatcaTATTAAATGGGATAGAGAGggtatatttataaaatactccattcgtctcatctcatatatattttcattttattagttCGTCCACATTTtgatattcatttttatttttagtaaaaataagtGGGATTCTTACTCCATTTTAGTTactctaagagcatccacaacagatctctcaaaagtaatcataactttaaatttgagctaaaataataataagttagATAAAATGATCATCCAACAGATCACCTATACTAAATTGg contains:
- the LOC130987744 gene encoding calmodulin-7; translation: MADQLTDDQISEFKEAFSLFDKDGDGCITTKELGTVMRSLGQNPTEAELQDMINEVDADGNGTIDFPEFLNLMARKMKDTDSEEELKEAFRVFDKDQNGFISAAELRHVMTNLGEKLTDEEVDEMIREADVDGDGQINYEEFVKVMMAK